A region from the Desulfomonile tiedjei genome encodes:
- a CDS encoding TRAP transporter small permease — MQRIIRALNSVEEWTLVLVLLGLAFLSFVQVFCRYVLQFSFTWMEELGRYLGVFIAFLGASLGVKYGSHFSMDLIYEKVSSDRFRHGLKVIINIASGLMFFVIAYYGWEQAMKLRRFGVLTSALEVPKYWAYLPIPFFSTIMGIRFINLGIRHLVRLVRREPFRMGPEQ; from the coding sequence ATGCAACGAATAATACGAGCGCTCAACAGTGTCGAGGAATGGACGCTGGTTCTGGTTCTGCTGGGGCTGGCGTTCCTTTCCTTTGTGCAGGTTTTTTGCAGATACGTGCTGCAGTTCAGCTTCACATGGATGGAGGAACTGGGCAGGTACCTCGGGGTGTTCATTGCTTTTCTGGGCGCATCTCTGGGCGTCAAGTACGGCAGCCACTTTTCCATGGATTTGATTTACGAAAAAGTCTCGAGCGATCGCTTTCGCCATGGGCTGAAGGTAATAATAAACATAGCGTCCGGACTGATGTTTTTCGTTATTGCCTATTATGGGTGGGAACAGGCAATGAAGCTCCGCCGCTTTGGGGTCCTCACTTCGGCGCTGGAAGTTCCCAAGTATTGGGCGTACCTGCCAATCCCGTTCTTTTCCACCATAATGGGTATCCGCTTCATCAATTTGGGAATAAGGCATCTGGTCCGGCTCGTCCGCCGCGAACCTTTCAGAATGGGGCCGGAACAGTGA